The Streptomyces aurantiacus genome includes a region encoding these proteins:
- the thpR gene encoding RNA 2',3'-cyclic phosphodiesterase, with translation MRLFAAVLPPKEVTDELASVVAGLRKLPGADRGLRWTARPGWHFTLAFYGEVDEEAVPELSVRLERAARRTDPFPLSLRGGGRFGGRALWAGAAGDVRTLRLLAERTAAAGRKAGVDREEHRRYRPHLTLARSREEADFAPYVSALDGFEGRTWTVGELSLMRSRLPASGVPGEQPRYESLARWPLGGPLGGDA, from the coding sequence ATGAGACTCTTCGCCGCGGTGCTGCCCCCGAAGGAAGTGACCGACGAACTCGCCTCGGTGGTCGCCGGGTTGCGCAAGCTGCCTGGCGCGGACCGCGGGCTGCGCTGGACGGCCCGACCCGGCTGGCACTTCACGCTCGCGTTCTACGGAGAGGTCGACGAGGAGGCCGTGCCGGAGCTGTCGGTCCGGCTGGAGCGGGCGGCGCGGCGGACCGACCCGTTCCCCCTGTCCCTTCGGGGCGGCGGCCGTTTCGGGGGCCGCGCGCTGTGGGCGGGCGCCGCGGGAGACGTACGGACCCTGCGGCTGCTCGCCGAACGGACGGCGGCGGCCGGGCGCAAGGCGGGCGTGGACCGGGAGGAGCACCGCCGGTACCGGCCGCACCTCACGCTGGCCCGCAGCCGCGAGGAGGCGGACTTCGCTCCGTACGTGTCCGCGCTGGACGGCTTCGAGGGGCGGACCTGGACCGTCGGCGAGCTGTCCCTGATGCGGAGCCGGCTGCCCGCCTCGGGCGTGCCGGGGGAGCAGCCGCGGTACGAGTCGCTGGCCCGGTGGCCCCTGGGCGGGCCCCTCGGCGGGGATGCCTGA
- a CDS encoding MFS transporter — translation MFSSLKIRNYRLFFTGQVVSNTGTWMQRIAQDWLVLSLTGSSAAVGFTTALQFLPMLLFGLYGGVLVDRLPKRPTLLATQSAMGLTGIALAFLTLSGHVQVWHVYVAAFAVGLATVIDNPARQSFVSEMVGPDQLQNAVSLNSANFQSARLVGPAVAGLLITGVGTGWAFLLNGLSFVAPIAGLLLMRSRELNQVQRTPRGKGQLREGLHYVAGRPDLMWPIILVGFIGTFGFNFPVWLSAYADDVFHAGAGAYSLFNTLMAVGSLAGALLAARRGTARLRVLIAAAVAFGVLEIVAALAPSYWLFALLMVPIGIAGLTVNVTANTAVQMGTDPAMRGRVMALFMMVFMGGTPLGAPVVGWITDAYGPRVGFAAGGVVSLLAAVTVGLVLARVGGLRLSVGWHHGHPQVRFVPRERELATAA, via the coding sequence ATGTTCAGCTCGCTGAAGATCAGGAACTACCGCCTGTTCTTCACCGGCCAGGTCGTCTCCAACACCGGCACCTGGATGCAGCGCATCGCCCAGGACTGGCTGGTGCTGAGCCTCACCGGCTCCTCCGCCGCCGTCGGATTCACCACGGCCCTGCAGTTCCTGCCGATGCTGCTCTTCGGCCTCTACGGCGGCGTCCTCGTCGACCGGCTGCCGAAGCGCCCGACCCTGCTGGCCACCCAGTCAGCGATGGGCCTCACCGGCATCGCGCTCGCCTTCCTGACCCTCTCCGGCCACGTCCAGGTCTGGCACGTCTACGTCGCCGCCTTCGCCGTCGGCCTCGCCACGGTCATCGACAACCCGGCCCGGCAGTCGTTCGTCTCGGAGATGGTCGGCCCCGACCAGTTGCAGAACGCGGTCAGCCTCAACTCCGCCAACTTCCAGTCCGCCCGCCTGGTGGGCCCCGCCGTCGCGGGTCTGCTCATCACCGGCGTGGGCACGGGCTGGGCGTTCCTTCTCAACGGACTGTCGTTCGTCGCGCCCATCGCCGGGCTCCTCCTGATGCGCTCCCGCGAGCTGAACCAGGTCCAGCGCACCCCGCGCGGCAAGGGACAGCTCCGCGAGGGACTGCACTACGTCGCGGGCCGCCCCGACCTGATGTGGCCGATCATCCTCGTCGGCTTCATCGGCACCTTCGGCTTCAACTTCCCCGTCTGGCTCTCCGCCTACGCGGACGACGTCTTCCACGCCGGCGCGGGCGCGTACAGCCTCTTCAACACGCTGATGGCCGTCGGTTCGCTCGCGGGCGCGCTGCTCGCCGCCCGGCGCGGTACGGCCCGGCTGCGGGTGCTGATCGCCGCCGCCGTCGCCTTCGGTGTCCTGGAGATCGTGGCCGCACTGGCCCCCTCCTACTGGCTGTTCGCCCTGCTCATGGTCCCGATAGGAATCGCCGGCCTGACGGTCAACGTCACGGCGAACACCGCGGTCCAGATGGGCACCGACCCGGCCATGCGCGGCCGCGTCATGGCCCTGTTCATGATGGTCTTCATGGGCGGTACTCCGCTGGGGGCGCCCGTCGTCGGCTGGATCACCGACGCCTACGGCCCCCGGGTGGGCTTCGCGGCCGGCGGAGTCGTCTCGCTCCTGGCCGCCGTCACCGTCGGCCTGGTCCTGGCCCGAGTGGGCGGACTGCGTCTGTCGGTGGGCTGGCACCACGGCCACCCACAGGTCCGCTTCGTCCCGCGGGAGCGGGAACTGGCAACCGCGGCGTAG
- a CDS encoding MarR family winged helix-turn-helix transcriptional regulator, which yields MPDLTHGDDVAAVNSLRSAVMRLSRRLKHQRVDESLSPTEMSVLGTLARCGTATPGELARKEHVQPPSMTRIVALLEAKGLVKLEPHPEDRRQKVVTQTERAEAMLDESRRKRNAWLAGLVDSLDEDEWAKLREAAPVLEKLAHL from the coding sequence ATGCCTGACCTCACCCATGGCGACGACGTAGCCGCCGTGAACTCCCTGCGATCCGCCGTGATGCGCCTGTCACGTCGACTCAAGCACCAGCGGGTCGACGAGTCGCTGAGCCCGACAGAGATGTCGGTCCTCGGCACCCTCGCCCGCTGTGGCACCGCCACACCCGGCGAGCTCGCCCGCAAGGAGCATGTGCAGCCGCCCTCGATGACCCGCATCGTGGCGCTGCTCGAAGCCAAGGGCCTGGTCAAGCTGGAGCCGCACCCCGAGGACCGGCGTCAGAAGGTCGTCACGCAGACCGAGCGGGCCGAGGCCATGCTCGACGAGAGCCGCCGCAAGCGGAACGCGTGGCTGGCCGGACTGGTCGACAGCCTCGACGAGGACGAGTGGGCGAAGCTCCGCGAAGCCGCCCCCGTCCTGGAGAAGCTGGCCCACCTGTAG
- a CDS encoding ribbon-helix-helix protein, CopG family: protein MGTSVLSLRIDGELLERLRHHAARRGMSVQDYVAGTLIRDDFDERFRTAVEETEKFYGVT, encoded by the coding sequence ATGGGGACCAGCGTGCTCAGCCTGCGGATAGACGGGGAGCTGCTCGAGCGGCTCCGGCACCATGCGGCCAGAAGGGGAATGAGCGTCCAGGACTACGTCGCCGGGACGCTCATCCGGGACGACTTCGACGAGCGGTTCCGGACCGCGGTCGAGGAGACGGAAAAGTTCTACGGGGTCACGTGA
- a CDS encoding NCS2 family permease, translating into MPTSAPAKAPAPKEPDPRSAHGALDRYFRISERGSTLPREIRGGFATFFAMAYIIVLNPIILGSAKDMYGHQLDNGQLVTATALTAAFTTLLMGVIGNVPIALAAGLGVNTVVALQLAPRMSWPDAMGMVVLAGFVVMLLVATGLRERVMNAVPLGLRKGIAIGIGLFIMLIGLVDSGFVSRIPDAAQTTVPLQLGGTGHLDGWPVLVFVLGTLLTLALIVRKVPGAILISIVAMTVVAVVINAVAKVPSWGLTTPKWPGNPVASPDFGLVGEVSLFGGFGKVGVLTGVLFVFTVLLSCFFDAMGTIMGIGDEAELTDKNGNMPGINKVLFVDGIAVAAGGATSSSATTCFVESTAGVGEGARTGFANVVTGGLFGVALFLTPVATMVPSQAATPALLAVGFLILSGSIRQIDWSDHTIAIPAFVTMMMMPFTYSITNGIGMGFITFVVLRLAAGRGRDVPVAMYVVSAVFAFYYLMPALGLT; encoded by the coding sequence ATGCCCACCTCGGCCCCCGCCAAGGCTCCCGCGCCCAAGGAGCCGGACCCCCGGTCCGCCCACGGCGCCCTCGACCGCTACTTCCGGATCTCCGAGCGCGGCAGCACCCTGCCGCGTGAGATCCGGGGCGGGTTCGCCACCTTCTTCGCGATGGCCTACATCATCGTGCTGAACCCGATCATCCTGGGCAGCGCGAAGGACATGTACGGGCACCAGCTCGACAACGGACAGCTGGTCACCGCGACCGCGCTGACCGCCGCCTTCACCACCCTCCTGATGGGTGTCATCGGCAACGTACCGATCGCGCTCGCCGCCGGGCTCGGTGTGAACACGGTCGTCGCGCTGCAGCTGGCGCCCCGGATGTCCTGGCCGGACGCCATGGGGATGGTCGTGCTGGCCGGCTTCGTGGTCATGCTGCTGGTCGCCACGGGTCTGCGGGAGCGCGTGATGAACGCCGTGCCGCTCGGCCTGCGCAAGGGCATCGCGATCGGCATCGGCCTGTTCATCATGCTGATCGGCCTGGTCGACTCGGGCTTCGTCTCCCGCATCCCGGACGCCGCACAGACGACCGTGCCGCTGCAGCTCGGCGGGACCGGGCACCTCGACGGCTGGCCCGTCCTGGTCTTCGTCCTCGGCACGCTCCTGACGCTGGCGCTGATCGTGCGCAAGGTGCCGGGCGCCATCCTCATCTCGATCGTCGCGATGACGGTGGTCGCCGTGGTGATCAACGCGGTCGCCAAGGTGCCCTCCTGGGGCCTGACCACGCCGAAGTGGCCCGGCAACCCGGTCGCCAGCCCCGACTTCGGGCTGGTCGGCGAGGTCAGTCTCTTCGGTGGCTTCGGCAAGGTCGGCGTACTGACCGGCGTGCTGTTCGTCTTCACGGTCCTGCTGTCGTGCTTCTTCGACGCGATGGGCACGATCATGGGCATCGGCGACGAGGCGGAGCTGACCGACAAGAACGGCAACATGCCGGGCATCAACAAGGTGCTCTTCGTCGACGGCATCGCGGTCGCCGCGGGCGGTGCGACCTCCTCGTCCGCGACCACCTGCTTCGTGGAGTCCACGGCGGGCGTCGGCGAGGGCGCCCGCACCGGCTTCGCGAACGTCGTCACCGGCGGTCTCTTCGGTGTCGCGCTCTTCCTCACCCCGGTCGCCACGATGGTCCCGTCCCAGGCCGCCACCCCGGCGCTGCTCGCGGTCGGCTTCCTGATCCTGTCCGGCTCGATCCGGCAGATCGACTGGAGCGACCACACCATCGCGATCCCGGCGTTCGTGACGATGATGATGATGCCGTTCACGTACTCGATCACGAACGGCATCGGCATGGGCTTCATCACGTTCGTCGTGCTGCGGCTGGCGGCCGGGCGCGGGCGTGACGTGCCGGTCGCGATGTACGTGGTCTCGGCGGTCTTCGCCTTCTACTACCTGATGCCGGCGCTGGGCCTGACCTGA
- a CDS encoding DUF2530 domain-containing protein: MEKWTPTHEAPEPLEGPVVATITGGTILWFVLFLAQLPFYGRLDDDGHLWWLWTCLAGSGLGLIGIWYVRGRDAAIKRDAAGPDTPDTPQEAQGTTHPARTDPQ; this comes from the coding sequence ATGGAGAAGTGGACACCGACACATGAGGCACCGGAACCCCTGGAGGGTCCCGTGGTCGCCACCATCACGGGTGGCACGATCCTCTGGTTCGTCCTCTTCCTGGCGCAGCTGCCGTTCTACGGCCGCCTCGACGACGACGGACACCTGTGGTGGCTGTGGACCTGCCTGGCCGGATCCGGCCTCGGCCTGATCGGCATCTGGTACGTGCGCGGACGCGACGCGGCGATCAAGCGGGACGCCGCCGGCCCGGACACCCCGGACACCCCGCAAGAGGCGCAGGGGACCACGCACCCGGCCCGGACCGACCCGCAGTAG
- a CDS encoding HAD-IC family P-type ATPase produces MTHIDAGTELDPVHPRPIPGPAPRAAGLSSAEVAERVARGEVNDVPVRSSRSTADIVRANVFTRFNAIIGVLWLVMMFVAPFQDSLFGYVILANTGIGIIQELRAKKTLDSLAVIGEARPTVRRDGAAAEVGTSEIVLGDLIEIGPGDKIVVDGECAETDGLEIDESLLTGEADPVVKQPGDQVMSGSFVVAGGGAFTATKVGREAYAAQLAEEASRFTLVHSELRSGISTILKYVTWMLVPAAVGLAITQLVSKDNDFKDSIARAVGGIVPMVPEGLVLLTSVAFAIGVIRLGRKQCLVQELPAIEGLARVDTVCLDKTGTLTEGGMDVTALRPLDGGDESYLRKVLGAFGASDPRPNASLQAIIDAYPDSEGWRCVGALPFSSARKYSGASFDEGDDGSSTWLLGAPDVLLPAEDPALAETEHLNEQGLRVLLLARADRDLDDPQVQEGALPTALVVLEQRLRPDAADTLRYFAEQDVRAKVISGDNAVSVGAVAAKLGLPGASATVDARRLPAGQEEMAKALDEGAVFGRVTPQQKRDMVGALQSNGHTVAMTGDGVNDVLALKDADIGVAMGSGSEATRAVAQIVLLNNSFATLPSVVAEGRRVIGNITRVATLFLVKTVYSVLLAVLVVCWQVEYPFLPRHLTLLSTLTIGVPAFFLALAPNKERARPHFVRRVMRYSIPGGVVAAVATFSTYLIARHHYTGEGALDAETSAATLTLFLVSMWVLAIVARPYTWWRVGLVAAMGLGFLIVLVVPWLQEFFALKLVGTTMPWTAVGIAVAGAAVLELAWRLVDRRFPA; encoded by the coding sequence ATGACGCACATCGACGCGGGCACCGAACTCGACCCTGTGCATCCCCGGCCCATACCCGGCCCCGCGCCGAGGGCGGCGGGCCTCAGCTCGGCCGAGGTCGCCGAGCGGGTGGCGCGAGGCGAGGTCAACGACGTACCCGTGCGCAGCAGTCGTTCCACGGCCGACATCGTCCGGGCGAACGTCTTCACCCGGTTCAACGCGATCATCGGCGTGCTCTGGCTGGTCATGATGTTCGTCGCGCCGTTCCAGGACAGCCTGTTCGGCTATGTGATCCTCGCGAACACCGGGATCGGCATCATCCAGGAGCTGCGCGCGAAGAAGACCCTGGACTCGCTCGCGGTGATCGGCGAGGCGCGGCCGACCGTCCGGCGGGACGGGGCCGCCGCCGAGGTCGGCACCTCCGAGATCGTGCTCGGGGACCTGATCGAGATCGGTCCGGGCGACAAGATCGTCGTGGACGGCGAGTGCGCCGAGACCGACGGCCTGGAGATCGACGAGTCACTGCTGACCGGTGAGGCCGACCCGGTCGTCAAGCAGCCCGGCGACCAGGTCATGTCGGGCAGCTTCGTGGTGGCGGGCGGCGGTGCGTTCACCGCGACGAAGGTGGGGCGCGAGGCGTACGCGGCGCAGCTCGCCGAGGAGGCGAGCCGCTTCACTCTCGTCCACTCCGAGCTGCGGAGCGGTATCTCCACCATCCTCAAGTACGTGACGTGGATGCTGGTCCCGGCCGCCGTCGGCCTGGCCATCACCCAACTCGTCAGCAAGGACAACGACTTCAAGGACTCGATCGCGCGTGCCGTCGGCGGCATCGTGCCCATGGTCCCGGAGGGCCTGGTCCTGCTCACCTCGGTGGCCTTCGCGATCGGCGTCATCAGACTCGGCCGGAAACAGTGCCTCGTGCAGGAACTTCCGGCCATCGAGGGCCTCGCCCGCGTCGACACGGTCTGCCTCGACAAGACGGGCACGCTCACCGAGGGCGGCATGGACGTCACCGCGCTGCGGCCCCTGGACGGCGGCGACGAGTCGTACCTGCGGAAGGTGCTGGGCGCCTTCGGCGCGTCCGACCCCCGGCCGAACGCCTCGCTCCAGGCGATCATCGACGCCTACCCGGACAGCGAGGGCTGGCGCTGCGTCGGGGCGCTGCCCTTCTCCTCCGCGCGCAAGTACAGCGGGGCGTCCTTCGACGAGGGCGACGACGGATCGAGTACGTGGCTGCTGGGCGCCCCGGACGTGCTGCTGCCCGCCGAGGATCCCGCGCTGGCCGAGACCGAGCACCTCAACGAGCAGGGGCTGCGGGTCCTGTTGCTCGCCCGGGCCGACCGGGACCTCGACGACCCACAGGTGCAGGAGGGCGCGCTGCCGACCGCGCTCGTCGTACTGGAGCAGCGGCTGCGTCCCGACGCGGCGGACACGCTGCGGTACTTCGCGGAGCAGGACGTACGGGCCAAGGTGATCTCCGGCGACAACGCCGTCTCGGTCGGCGCCGTCGCCGCCAAGCTCGGGCTGCCCGGCGCCTCCGCCACGGTCGACGCGCGCCGGCTCCCCGCCGGGCAGGAGGAGATGGCCAAGGCCCTGGACGAGGGCGCGGTGTTCGGGCGGGTCACCCCGCAGCAGAAGCGCGACATGGTGGGAGCGCTCCAGTCGAACGGTCACACGGTGGCGATGACCGGCGACGGTGTGAACGACGTGCTCGCCCTGAAGGACGCCGACATCGGCGTGGCGATGGGCTCGGGGTCGGAGGCCACCCGGGCGGTCGCCCAGATCGTGCTGCTCAACAACAGCTTCGCGACGCTGCCCTCGGTGGTCGCGGAGGGGCGCCGGGTCATCGGGAACATCACGCGCGTCGCGACGCTGTTCCTGGTGAAGACGGTGTACTCGGTGCTGCTGGCCGTGCTGGTGGTGTGCTGGCAGGTGGAGTACCCGTTCCTGCCGCGGCACCTGACACTGCTGTCGACGCTGACGATCGGCGTGCCGGCGTTCTTCCTGGCGCTCGCGCCCAACAAGGAGCGGGCACGGCCGCACTTCGTACGGCGGGTGATGCGGTACTCGATTCCGGGCGGGGTCGTCGCGGCCGTCGCCACCTTCAGCACGTATCTGATCGCCCGTCACCACTACACCGGTGAGGGGGCGTTGGACGCGGAGACGAGTGCCGCGACGCTGACGCTGTTCCTGGTGTCCATGTGGGTGCTGGCGATCGTCGCCCGGCCGTACACGTGGTGGCGGGTGGGTCTGGTGGCCGCGATGGGGCTCGGGTTCCTGATCGTGCTCGTGGTGCCGTGGCTGCAGGAGTTCTTCGCGCTGAAGCTGGTGGGGACGACGATGCCGTGGACCGCCGTCGGCATCGCGGTGGCCGGGGCGGCCGTCCTGGAGCTCGCGTGGAGGCTGGTCGACCGGAGGTTCCCCGCGTAG
- a CDS encoding sacsin N-terminal ATP-binding-like domain-containing protein, with the protein MSNFVGPAAEGADPFGTARLRRGVLDAWATSPARFREDANSEEDLVLGGYRDRLVVELAQNAADAASRAGVPGRLRLTLRDGVLAAANTGAPLDATGVESLSTLRASAKRDDSDSAVGRFGVGFAAVLAVTDEPALLGRHGGVRWSLAEARDLAVGTARNSPGLGDELRRRDGHVPLLRLPFAAEGAAPAPYDSVVVLPLRDQAAQALAERLLDGIDDALLLALPGLEEVVVETGDGGVRTIRRRADDEGGVAVEDSRDGTTHWRTVSAHGSLEPALLADRPVEERLRPHWSVTWAVPVDDDGTPGRPRTGPVVHAPTPSDEPLGVPALLIASLPLDTTRRHAAPGPLTDFLVQRAADAYVELLTAWRPVTTGIIGLVPGPLGKGELDGALRLAILDRLPRAAFLPPAVEPGDDPDLPEALRPRDAEVVEGAGAETVRVLAEVLPSLLPAGLERRAELRTLGVARVPLTEAVDRLAGLEKAPEWWRRLYDSLAGVDPDRLSGLPVPLADGRTTIGPRQVLLPTAEGAQAAPDALARLGLKVAHPDAVHPLLEKLGALPATPRAVLTTPQVRAAVAASLDDDRGGWDDDIPDAEELADTVLALVRDAALEPGDESWLGALALPDEEGELVPAGELVLPGSPFARVMREDELASVDGELAERWGEQPLAACGVLANFTLVRATDVVLDPDELEPREGDFAEPDDAGLLDAVDVWCEDVLDRLPDSPVPPVATELVAVRDLDLVDDDRWPEALALLSRPPLRDAITQPVRVLLPDGTHEIVRPYTAWWLRGHPVLDGRRPAGLRAEGGDPLLHGLYDAVDATGFDDEQVLRALGVRTSVSALLAEPGGGAELLDRLADPDREVSATQLHALYCALADLDPDQVTLPDELRAVVDGQVRVVDAADAVVVDSPDLLPFTGGTPLLPVRPSRAADLAELFQVRRLSESVTGEVTSEGSEHEVPESVRVLLGPSTPATYVEHEELFVDGTELDWRRTRDGVLHAATLEGVAAGLAWAAGQWPRRFEVAALLEDSSRTDELARDRWFD; encoded by the coding sequence GTGAGCAACTTCGTGGGGCCGGCTGCCGAGGGCGCGGATCCGTTCGGGACGGCACGGCTGCGACGCGGGGTGCTGGACGCCTGGGCGACGAGCCCGGCGCGGTTCCGTGAGGACGCCAACTCCGAAGAGGACCTCGTCCTCGGCGGATACCGGGACCGGCTGGTCGTCGAGCTCGCGCAGAACGCCGCCGACGCCGCGTCCCGCGCGGGCGTCCCGGGACGCCTGCGGCTCACCCTCCGCGACGGCGTCCTCGCCGCCGCCAACACCGGCGCCCCCCTGGACGCGACCGGCGTCGAGTCCCTCTCCACCCTGCGTGCCTCCGCCAAGCGGGACGACAGCGACAGCGCGGTCGGCCGCTTCGGCGTCGGCTTCGCGGCCGTCCTCGCCGTGACCGACGAACCCGCCCTGCTGGGCCGGCACGGCGGTGTCCGCTGGTCCCTCGCCGAGGCCCGCGACCTCGCCGTCGGCACCGCCCGCAACAGCCCCGGGCTCGGGGACGAGCTGCGCCGCCGCGACGGTCATGTGCCGCTGCTGCGGCTGCCGTTCGCGGCCGAGGGCGCCGCGCCGGCCCCGTACGACAGCGTCGTGGTCCTGCCGCTGAGGGACCAGGCCGCCCAGGCTCTCGCGGAGCGGCTGCTCGACGGGATCGACGACGCCCTGCTGCTCGCCCTGCCCGGCCTCGAAGAGGTCGTCGTCGAGACCGGCGACGGCGGCGTACGGACGATCAGGCGCCGCGCCGACGACGAGGGCGGCGTGGCCGTCGAGGACTCACGGGACGGCACGACGCACTGGCGCACCGTCTCCGCCCACGGCTCCCTGGAACCCGCGCTGCTCGCCGACCGGCCCGTCGAGGAGCGGCTGCGCCCCCACTGGTCGGTCACCTGGGCCGTCCCCGTCGACGACGACGGCACCCCCGGGCGCCCCCGCACCGGCCCCGTCGTGCACGCGCCCACCCCCAGCGACGAACCCCTCGGCGTGCCCGCGCTGCTGATCGCCTCGCTGCCACTCGACACCACCCGCCGCCATGCCGCTCCCGGACCGCTCACCGACTTCCTCGTGCAGCGCGCGGCGGACGCGTACGTCGAACTGCTGACCGCCTGGCGGCCCGTGACCACCGGAATCATCGGCCTGGTGCCGGGCCCGCTCGGCAAGGGCGAGCTGGACGGGGCCCTGCGCCTGGCGATCCTCGACCGGCTGCCGCGGGCCGCGTTCCTGCCGCCGGCGGTCGAGCCGGGCGACGACCCCGACCTCCCCGAGGCCCTGCGCCCCCGCGACGCCGAGGTGGTGGAGGGCGCCGGAGCCGAGACCGTACGGGTCCTCGCCGAGGTGCTGCCCAGCCTGCTGCCCGCCGGGCTCGAACGGCGTGCGGAGCTGCGCACGCTGGGCGTGGCGCGCGTGCCGCTGACCGAGGCCGTCGACCGGCTCGCGGGCCTGGAGAAGGCCCCCGAGTGGTGGCGGCGCCTGTACGACAGCCTCGCCGGCGTCGACCCGGACCGGCTGTCCGGACTGCCTGTTCCTCTCGCCGACGGACGTACGACGATCGGGCCCCGGCAGGTCCTGCTGCCCACCGCGGAGGGGGCCCAGGCCGCGCCTGACGCCCTCGCCCGGCTCGGCCTCAAGGTCGCCCACCCGGACGCCGTCCATCCGCTCCTGGAGAAGCTGGGCGCCCTGCCCGCCACCCCCCGGGCCGTCCTGACCACACCGCAGGTCCGCGCGGCCGTCGCCGCCTCCCTCGACGACGACCGCGGCGGCTGGGACGACGACATCCCCGACGCCGAGGAACTGGCCGACACCGTCCTCGCCCTGGTCCGCGACGCCGCTCTCGAACCCGGCGACGAATCCTGGCTCGGCGCCCTCGCACTCCCCGACGAGGAGGGCGAACTCGTCCCGGCCGGCGAACTCGTCCTGCCCGGCAGCCCCTTCGCCCGCGTGATGCGGGAGGACGAACTCGCTTCGGTGGACGGCGAGTTGGCCGAACGCTGGGGAGAGCAGCCGCTCGCGGCCTGTGGCGTCCTGGCGAACTTCACCCTCGTACGCGCCACGGACGTCGTCCTGGATCCCGACGAACTGGAGCCGCGGGAAGGGGACTTCGCCGAACCCGACGACGCGGGACTCCTCGACGCCGTGGACGTCTGGTGCGAGGACGTCCTCGACCGGCTGCCGGACTCACCCGTGCCGCCGGTCGCCACGGAACTCGTCGCCGTACGGGATCTCGACCTCGTGGACGACGACCGCTGGCCCGAGGCCCTGGCCCTGCTCTCCCGCCCCCCGCTGCGGGACGCCATCACCCAGCCGGTCCGGGTCCTGCTGCCGGACGGGACGCACGAGATCGTCCGGCCGTACACCGCCTGGTGGCTGCGCGGGCACCCGGTCCTCGACGGCCGCCGCCCGGCCGGTCTGCGCGCCGAGGGCGGCGACCCGCTCCTGCACGGCCTGTACGACGCCGTCGACGCCACCGGATTCGACGACGAGCAGGTCCTGCGGGCGCTGGGCGTCCGCACGTCCGTGAGCGCCCTGCTCGCCGAGCCCGGCGGCGGTGCCGAACTCCTCGACCGGCTCGCCGACCCCGACCGGGAGGTCTCGGCGACCCAGTTGCACGCCCTGTACTGCGCGTTGGCCGACCTCGACCCCGACCAGGTCACCCTGCCCGACGAGCTGCGGGCCGTCGTGGACGGGCAGGTGCGGGTCGTGGACGCGGCCGACGCCGTGGTCGTGGACTCGCCCGACCTGCTGCCCTTCACCGGCGGCACGCCCCTGCTGCCCGTACGGCCGTCGCGGGCCGCCGACCTGGCCGAGCTGTTCCAGGTCCGGCGGCTGAGCGAGTCCGTCACCGGCGAGGTGACGAGCGAGGGCTCCGAGCACGAAGTACCGGAATCCGTACGGGTCCTGCTGGGCCCGTCGACCCCCGCGACCTACGTCGAGCACGAGGAACTCTTCGTCGACGGCACCGAACTCGACTGGCGCCGCACCCGCGACGGCGTACTGCACGCCGCCACCCTGGAGGGCGTCGCCGCCGGTCTGGCCTGGGCGGCCGGCCAGTGGCCCCGCCGCTTCGAGGTCGCCGCCCTGCTGGAGGACTCGTCCAGGACGGACGAACTGGCGCGGGACCGCTGGTTCGACTGA